A genomic window from Peptococcus niger includes:
- a CDS encoding helix-turn-helix domain-containing protein, with the protein MKINYNGLWKLLIDKNMNKKDLQEKVGIAPATIAKMGKGEFVSMEILYRICISLETNFGEIISVVEENK; encoded by the coding sequence ATGAAAATAAACTATAATGGGTTATGGAAACTTTTGATAGATAAAAATATGAATAAAAAAGATTTGCAGGAAAAGGTTGGGATTGCTCCAGCAACGATAGCAAAGATGGGTAAAGGTGAATTTGTTAGTATGGAAATTTTGTACAGAATATGTATTTCTTTAGAGACTAATTTCGGGGAAATTATTTCTGTGGTGGAGGAGAATAAATGA